A region of the Phoenix dactylifera cultivar Barhee BC4 chromosome 10, palm_55x_up_171113_PBpolish2nd_filt_p, whole genome shotgun sequence genome:
CGCCTCCTATGCTGTGCAGCATTTCGAAAAGATCCTCTAGACACACCAGGGGGATCTCTCCTTCACCCTTTTGTCAGATTCTCGTTCTTGATTCTGCTGGCTGCACTTATAGTATAATAGAGTGAGCagctgttgttttttttttttaaaaaaaaagaagcattaaaCCTTTCACTTTTTACTGCTTTATGGGAAGAATCTTTTATATCTATACTTCCAAGTAATATAACAGAATACTGAAAGCAAGTACACTGAGATCCAGCAGAAACAGAAGAAAGCAGCCTCAACCAAGCACCTAATCCCGATGAAGCACAACAAATTTGGTCCAGAAGCTTTCAATCCCAAAATTTACATCCCATAAATGCATAAGAATATGCGGCGCTAGTCACCACTATGTTGAGCAGCACTTCCTTGTACTGTTCTCTGATGCAGAGACTGTGATGGCCTTCCCTTCTTTAATGCCTCCAGCAGATCCTAACCCAGGCTCATCTGAGGAGATGTTCTTCTTGCTGATGATTCGGTAAATCTCAGCAAGAATCATTTGGAAGGCCTTCTCCACATTTATAGCCTCAAGGGCAGATGTCTCTATGAAGGATAACCCTTCCCTCTCAGCAAAGCTCTGTCCATCTTCAGTGGCGACTGCACGGAGGTGCTCAAGGTCAGTTTTATTACCAATGAGCATGATCACAATGTTGGAGTCAGCATGGTCACGAAGCTCCTTGAGCCATCGGCTAACATTCTCAAAAGTTGTGGGCTTTGTCACATCATAGACTAAGAGGGCTCCAAGGGCTCCACGATAATAAGCACTGGTTATTGCCCGGTATCGCTCCTGGCCTGCTGTGTCCCATATCTGTGCTTTTATTATCCTGCCCTCAACCTAGAGTAGGAAGGAATAAAGCATTATGCCACGAAAATTTGAGGAAAGACAGATATTTAAGTTCAGTATCAAGAATTAAAGACATATTCAAATTCTGCAAGGCATTCTCCTGAAATATCCAGACTAAAAACCTCAATAAGGTAACTGAGAAGACAGGTGATCACAACAATGTTCCTGGATGAATTGATGCTGATGCAAAACATAAGGATGATACAGAAAGAATGTTCAAAGAATAAAGGTAGCAAAGGCAGCAGAGACATGTGATGTACGATTATGGCTTCATCGTAGGCTTTTGACATATCAATCCTCGAAGGTAAACATATTGACCGCGCAAATCAACAGCCTATGTGCATCAGATTTTCATTTATTACAACCAAGAAGGATCCCAGGGACAAAGAACACCACCTCCACCAAGACATATTGAATTCTGGTGCCAAGGCGGCTACTGTTCTCTGCATGCATGTTGAATTGAAAAATATAATACAATGAACACTTGGAAGGATTACTAATGCATAGAAACTGCTTTCTGTGAGTTCACTACGAGATATTTCAGCAAATAATGTGATCACTGCTATTTATCAAGGCATTCTTAATCAAGCCACTTTTCAGACCACAAGGTTCCCAGGTTCCAACTACAGGTTAAGCTACAAAATGAACTTCCAGTCACTTATTTCCTCTAGATGGACCCCGATAAAGCAAAAAAATGGGATTTCCCAAGGCATGGTTGATTTTctgctcttcttttttttttccaacagaAATCCTGAATGGCCTTCAATGTTATAAAGGAAGACATACTTAGgctctgtttgggggagcttttggaaggccaaaaagcactttctggccctccaaaaatacttttagataaaaaatagtgtttggtaaaattttcggaaaactgtttcagcttttgcgggaagctaaaaacagcttttggggagaagctccaatttggagctttccaaaaatgttgttttcatctttgtcacGAAGCtgtttttttggaccaaaatacccccatttaaatctCACTTTTTTCCCAAAaccttcacccctcctcttcctctctcacccatcctcttcctctccctctctatcttcttcttcctcacaaTGACGCcgcctctgttccttcttcctcttctttttttcttcatttttgttttgggagctcgtGGTTGCCCAAGGTAGCAGCCACCATATCGGCCACCACTCATGGCCGCCGACCcttctatatttcaatgaaataaaataataaataaataaataactaattaaaataaataaataaataaaataatgagtgagtggcaaataatctaatctaaacaaacaaataaataaataaataaaaatattagtaattatttaaccaattttatcacctagctagaaactttgttagagagataaatgatcattagaaggatgaaaaattactttacactaataattataatattttatatatttattattgtattatactataaatataatattatattacattatatcataatacattgatatgttatgttaaataatttaatattatataaaattattattctataatacataatgttatagtactatattataataatattatattacattacattaatattatattatatcatatatttatgtattaatacgtattatattttattatgctctgttgtataatactggtaatgtcctttatggtcattttgtcacacaaaagtactttctcagtttgtttaccaaatacatgttaaagtgccacagcactttagaaatatagttaccaaacagtaaacagctttttataaacgctTTGCTTCAGACAACTCTACtttcaacagctctacttccaaaagctctaccacTAACAGCTCCCTCAAACAGGGTCTTACTCTGTTCCAATTGAGACCTCCAAAATCTAGACAATGGTTATTCCAAGACTTTACATACTTTGTTCAAAGATTACTGACATGGAATGGGGTCCGGGCCACTGCCATATAGAAAGTACTTTCCTGTAGACAGAAGAAAGTTTCTACCCTCTGAACAAAGTTGGCAACTTCAAGTCCAACTCACTACATTTTTATGTGTGATCCTAAAGCCAACAGTCAACAATAGTTGGAAACAACATTAAAAGTTATAACGCAAATAGGCAAAACTCTGACTTGGAACACCCCAAATGAGAGATCAAATCATGAGGTACTGTACAAATTCATGGCAGCATCGATGCCTAATTACCGACTCTGTTGCCACTTTCCATATCCAAAGCACTCCTTAGCCTAGATTCAGACACAAATCCGACATGTACAGAAATAGATCTTGGAATTTAGCATCTTTACAGAACAGGACAACATCAAAATCAAGCAACCGCTAGAAATTAAACCACATATTAATGCATCTAAATAGGTCATAATAAGAACCAACAAAAACCGATCCAGATCTGAAACATAAGAGCAAGAAACTTAAGCCAGAAACCTATGATCCAACATAAcactaaaattaaaagaaatccACCAGGAATTCAAGAAATCTCAAAACTTCCATAaatgttcttttatttttttgtgccCAGGAAATGAAACGCGGAAGGACAAATCCAGTGATTTAAAGGAACTCTCGAAATTCGAGAAAAGAAACTTAAACATCAGCATCGTCAAAACCatcattattcaaaaaaaaaaaatcaaaaagaagaaaaaggacaagAACTTCGCAACACAGACAAAACCCAGACACATCGACGAGAGATCTCTGAAGCTTCGTCAAAGATAACGCAAAAATCCACCACAGAATTCCACAAAAAGACACCGAATTCAGCAAAAACTCACACAAAAAATAGAAGATccaagagagagggagacgTGGAAGGGGGTCGGGGGAGAGATACTTGGAGGGTACGGGTGGCGAATTCGACGCCGATGGTGGACTTAGAGTCGAGGCAGAACTCGTTGCGGGTGAATCGCGAGAGCAGGTTGGACTTCCCCACGCCCGAATCGCCGATCAATACCACCTTGAACAAGTAATCGTACTCCTCCTCCGCTCTCCTCGCCGCCATCTCTCTTCTCTCCTATCTCGCCGTCTCCAGTCTCTATTCCCCGCTCTTCTGGTCGACTTCTACTGCGCTCTGACGCCTGTGTGATGGGAAATGATGTCGAGAAAGGGCACAAAAATTTGTTCCTTGATTCCCGGAATGCCCCCGAGAAAACTGCCACCCCTATATCAGCGagaccaaaataataataatatttttaattaatatttacatatatatatatatatatatatctttattttactattttattctttttatctcTATTTTTTCCCTCACTTCATCTAATGTCGTAAAAAAAATAACGGTGTTAAATTAAAATgatcaaattatttttaataaataaatataaaaaatatttataaaacgtTCAcgatgaaaacaaaaaaaagtaatttcaaaattttattttatttttaattaaaataaatataatttttattaatgatgatgtccatatttataaaaaaacagtattttatgagaataaaaattaaatataaatttcaagaagatatttacataaatttaatttttagaagaatattcatGTAACAGTAGCATATGTCACCACTGAGTAACAGTAGCACCTCAACCATTTTGGGTCTTCGTCCAGTTTTGGACCAAAAATACGCAAGCAAATCTTAATAATgggtatttaaaaaataatcataaCTCGATTATTATTCTGTTGTAACAAGCATAACACTTTTTACCTaatttatttctttcatttcaaaTATTTTACCCACTAAAAATATATAGCGTAAATTATATTGACCCCCTTAGAATTTGAGGCAATTACAGATTTCCATCCAATGCTCGTGAAATATACACTCCACTATCTAACTTTTGCTATCTGCATAACATAAAACTGCTTACAGATATCTTTCTGTTAAATAAGCTAATGGACTTTACCGATATCATTACTTTCTAACGTATTTGAGTTTTAGAATATTTTAGTTGATTTGGGTCAAAGGTAAAAAGATTGGGTTACCCTTAAAAAAACTAAAGTTAAGTTAGCTAATTTGGGACACTTTAGCCTTTTTAATCTTATCTAAAATTGGTTAGAAATTGATGACTCCGTTAGTTTATTAATAGAAAGATAAGTGTGGAAGGTTATGTGTTATGCACATAGTAAAAGTTAGGTAGTGAAATAGGTATTTACAAAATGTTTGGTGAGAATTTGTAATTATCCCAAACCTTGAGAGTTCAATGTAATTTACTCAAAAACATATTATGAGATCAAttacttaaaaaataattaatttattatttgatCGATTGTAATTTAGGCAAATAAAGatggtatttttatttttaattgtttttcattattttttattatttgattcAAGTTAATAAAATTTTGACATTATCCGATTGCCTATTATTATTACTACTGCtgctataatatattttttttaacaaaactaGTTACCTAGGAA
Encoded here:
- the LOC103701624 gene encoding ras-related protein RABA2a-like; the encoded protein is MAARRAEEEYDYLFKVVLIGDSGVGKSNLLSRFTRNEFCLDSKSTIGVEFATRTLQVEGRIIKAQIWDTAGQERYRAITSAYYRGALGALLVYDVTKPTTFENVSRWLKELRDHADSNIVIMLIGNKTDLEHLRAVATEDGQSFAEREGLSFIETSALEAINVEKAFQMILAEIYRIISKKNISSDEPGLGSAGGIKEGKAITVSASENSTRKCCST